The following coding sequences are from one Pseudonocardia sp. HH130630-07 window:
- the rimI gene encoding ribosomal protein S18-alanine N-acetyltransferase encodes MSTTEVTIGPLYRADAERCAELEHLLFPGDDPWSAQAFRDAVTTGQLYFCARAGGELVGYAGLAVVAGPPLAEAEVHTIGVDPAWQRHGIGRALLGRLLDAADELRATVFLEVRTDNTPARTLYEAHGFTVVGLRRRYYHPSGADAHTMRRDAVR; translated from the coding sequence ATGAGCACGACCGAGGTGACGATCGGCCCGCTGTACCGGGCCGACGCCGAGCGCTGCGCCGAGCTGGAGCACCTGCTGTTCCCCGGCGACGACCCGTGGAGCGCGCAGGCGTTCCGGGACGCCGTCACGACCGGGCAGCTGTACTTCTGCGCCCGGGCCGGCGGCGAGCTCGTCGGGTACGCGGGGCTGGCGGTCGTCGCCGGGCCGCCGCTGGCCGAGGCCGAGGTGCACACGATCGGCGTCGACCCGGCCTGGCAGCGGCACGGGATCGGCCGGGCGCTGCTCGGCCGGCTGCTGGACGCCGCCGACGAGCTGCGGGCCACCGTGTTCCTGGAGGTCCGGACGGACAACACCCCGGCCCGGACGCTCTACGAGGCGCACGGCTTCACCGTCGTCGGCCTGCGCAGGCGCTACTACCACCCCTCCGGCGCCGACGCGCACACGATGCGCCGCGACGCCGTCCGGTGA